Proteins co-encoded in one Lineus longissimus chromosome 11, tnLinLong1.2, whole genome shotgun sequence genomic window:
- the LOC135495763 gene encoding zinc transporter ZIP1-like produces the protein MKEPATAGALASKIEALVLLVALSTLSILLPLIMATVVRNSGSKDAKTREAKAKKLVRALNFIAGGVFLGTILLHLLPDVHDQLTEAMLAFGYRTAYPFPEFTVAVGLLLFLLFEQFILWVKFRSDEKFQEKALAEGTALRDQGGDHRFYDSFGSIEESLGRSENLKEADADVTPVKRTSVDKGVNAAVVGYGLPDEGCQHSCESRDWRTGSLDRIIPQEVTLDESKQTSNIIRSYSLLTALSFHSVFEGMVVGFQRNTTSVWEIFFAIMLHKSLVAFGLGSRLLETKDKISNKHYAGLILVFTLTTPLGGTIGTVMSSAQNSNGIDLAEAILIGIATGSFVFVTFFEILRFDCGARTNMQMCLCMLLGFSLIAIEMYLHKHHHAEDSGDSGDPISLKEP, from the coding sequence ATGAAAGAACCCGCCACCGCGGGGGCACTTGCCTCAAAGATCGAGGCACTGGTCCTCCTTGTTGCATTGAGCACGCTATCCATTCTGCTTCCCCTAATCATGGCCACCGTGGTCAGGAATTCCGGCAGCAAGGACGCCAAGACGAGAGAAGCCAAGGCAAAGAAGCTCGTACGGGCGCTCAATTTTATAGCCGGCGGTGTTTTCTTGGGGACGATCTTGCTGCACCTTCTTCCAGACGTCCACGATCAGCTGACAGAGGCCATGCTTGCCTTCGGATATAGAACCGCGTATCCGTTCCCCGAGTTCACCGTCGCAGTGGGTCTGCTTCTGTTCCTTCTATTTGAACAGTTCATTCTGTGGGTGAAGTTCAGGTCCGACGAGAAGTTCCAAGAGAAAGCGCTTGCGGAGGGGACTGCGTTACGCGATCAAGGCGGTGACCACAGATTTTATGATTCGTTTGGCAGCATCGAAGAGTCATTGGGCAGAAGTGAAAACTTGAAGGAGGCCGACGCAGATGTAACTCCAGTGAAGCGGACAAGCGTTGATAAGGGCGTCAATGCCGCGGTTGTCGGGTATGGACTTCCTGATGAGGGCTGTCAACACTCTTGCGAGAGTCGAGATTGGAGAACGGGATCATTGGACAGGATCATCCCACAGGAGGTCACCCTGGACGAAAGTAAACAGACATCCAACATCATCCGTTCCTATTCTCTTCTGACTGCCTTATCTTTTCATTCTGTATTTGAAGGAATGGTGGTCGGATTCCAGCGAAATACAACATCGGTTTGGGAAATATTTTTCGCCATAATGCTGCACAAAAGTCTGGTGGCATTTGGTTTGGGGTCAAGGTTACTCGAAACCAAAGACAAGATCTCCAACAAGCACTACGCCGGGTTGATTTTGGTGTTTACCTTGACAACTCCGCTAGGTGGCACCATAGGAACAgtcatgtcgtctgctcaaaacTCCAACGGCATTGATCTTGCAGAAGCCATTTTGATTGGCATAGCAACTGGAAGTTTTGTTTTCGTCACATTTTTTGAGATTCTCCGATTCGACTGTGGAGCAAGGACCAATATGCAAATGTGTCTTTGCATGCTGTTAGGATTTTCTTTGATTGCTATCGAGATGTATTTACATAAACATCATCACGCGGAAGACTCTGGAGATTCTGGTGACCCAATTTCTTTAAAGGAACCTTAA
- the LOC135496347 gene encoding meprin A subunit beta-like, producing MEFMLVSYLLLGAACGFVDKEFEKKYRRVDATTFVNRETGEVYEPESAGYYQGDMRFPGEGDDSSMKRNVPFDLKIWPDGIVPYSFDPSLKEEKYLNLDWYKNSILKAISIIETKTCIRYVEWTDQPHRINFVREKGCTSFVGQQTAPSQNVDIGPGCGRIGVVLHELLHALGFNHEHERADREGIVAVNMSNVEDDRKMWFTIRPMKLIGEYDVDSIMHYGSSTFSKDFRYKTLIQLKDFDKGYIGQRDHLSVTDIKEINDLYDCGVITTTPTTTTPAPVGVVASCDFDDGSFCDFKGLGGSASRWGVTKEGGDHAGSGSFATFQVASNEVKSFERNSALFVAKLEYGKTYCLTFWYRVRGSGSIDVKIRNVMVERMNVKLGEWTRGRLTIAPPEKYDDEARIMARVDKNQHGNVDLDDVEVMHGSC from the exons ATGGAGTTCATGTTGGTTTCCTATCTCCTTTTGGGCGCAGCGTGCGGGTTCGTTGATAAGGAATTCGAAAAGAAATACCGCCGTGTCGACGCGACTACCTTCGTCAACCGTGAAACTGGGGAGGTATACGAACCGGAGAGTGCAG GATATTACCAAGGCGATATGCGATTCCCTGGTGAAGGCGATGACAGT TCTATGAAGCGCAACGTgccatttgatttgaaaatctgGCCAGATGGCATAGTGCCGTATTCCTTCGATCCATCCTTGAAAGAAG AAAAATACTTAAACTTGGATTGGTACAAGAATAGTATACTCAAGGCAATATCTATCATTGAGACGAAAACCTGCATCAGATATGTTGAATGGACTGATCAGCCACATAGGATAAACTTTGTTAGGGAAAAAGG GTGCACCTCATTTGTTGGCCAACAAACCGCGCCTTCCCAGAATGTCGACATCGGGCCAGGCTGCGGTCGAATTGGCGTGGTCTTGCACGAACTTCTCCACGCCTTGGGCTTCAACCACGAGCACGAGAGGGCGGACAGGGAAGGAATTGTGGCGGTCAACATGAGCAATGTAGAAGATG ATAGAAAGATGTGGTTTACCATTCGCCCCATGAAGTTGATCGGAGAATACGATGTGGATTCAATCATGCACTACGGTTCATCGACTTTCAGCAAGGACTTTCGTTACAAGACCCTGATCCAGTTGAAGGATTTCGACAAGGGTTACATCGGTCAGAGAGATCATCTAAGCGTGACTGATATAAAGGAGATAAATGACTTGTACGACTGTG GGGTTATCACGACCACTCCAACTACGACCACACCAGCACCGGTTGGAG tTGTTGCAAGCTGTGATTTCGACGACGGAAGTTTCTGTGACTTTAAAGGACTCGGCGGATCGGCCTCACGTTGGGGTGTTACCAAAGAGGGCGGAGATCACGCGGGTTCAG GCTCTTTCGCAACTTTCCAGGTTGCGAGTAATGAAGTGAAGAGTTTCGAACGCAACTCGGCGCTCTTTGTCGCCAAACTCGAATACGGCAAGACCTACTGTCTGACTTTTTGGTATCGGGTGAGAGGTTCTGGGAGCATCGATGTCAAAATCCGGAATGTCATGGTTGAGCGTATGAACGTCAAACTCGGTGAATGGACTCGGGGCCGACTGACCATTGCTCCACCTGAAAAGTACGACGACGAAGCCCGGATAATGGCGCGTGTTGATAAAAACCAACATGGCAACGTTGACCTTGATGACGTCGAGGTCATGCATGGATCTTGCTGA
- the LOC135495963 gene encoding astacin-like: MNGIIFLMGVALVGAVDDETLRGYFQLDDTTWINPKTDEIYQPETAGDMLFEDNQGNRKRNTPFSVRTWTDGIVPYTFDEKWANDAYFTQSVRKGMDGIEAKSCIKFVPWTNQPHRINIVRIKGCNSYVGMLSGATQDINLSVGCLSIGKVMHELMHALGFKHEHERADREGFISVNLDNVEDANKQWLTVNHGMTLSEFGYDVDSVMHYGEYAFAKSYNYPVITQLKDFDKGKIGQRTHLSIIDIKELNQLYNCDTNNIQPTTTPTTTTTKSTSTGKVITSCNFDTNWCGIAVSGSTQRWGLRKNVGGNGGSCAGWLVSSNEVQSYQRSTKMIISNIQPYVENCLSFRYLIQTSGVIDVKLGGVVLRTLSNADVRWFTATTNLASSNSYRELELGIAIGVYSYGQINIDDVVLSTGRC; encoded by the exons ATGAATGGAATAATCTTCCTCATGGGCGTGGCTCTTGTTGGAGCAGTGGACGACGAGACCCTTAGG GGATATTTTCAACTCGATGACACGACATGGATCAATCCGAAGACTGATGAGATATATCAGCCCGAGACCGCAGGTGACATGCTGTTCGAAGACAACCAGGGAAAT AGAAAAAGAAATACCCCGTTTTCCGTCCGAACCTGGACTGACGGTATCGTCCCGTAcacatttgatgagaaatggGCTAATG ACGCATATTTCACACAAAGTGTGAGGAAAGGCATGGATGGTATCGAAGCTAAAAGCTGCATCAAGTTTGTCCCGTGGACGAACCAGCCCCATAGGATAAACATCGTCAGAATCAAAGG ATGCAACTCCTATGTGGGCATGCTGAGTGGGGCCACGCAGGACATCAACCTGTCAGTTGGGTGTCTCAGTATCGGGAAAGTCATGCACGAGTTAATGCATGCCCTGGGCTTCAAACACGAACATGAAAGAGCCGATCGAGAAGGGTTCATCAGCGTCAACCTGGACAATGTTGAAGACG CTAACAAACAATGGCTGACAGTCAACCACGGCATGACGCTCTCTGAATTCGGTTATGACGTGGACTCCGTCATGCATTACGGCGAATACGCCTTCGCAAAGAGTTACAACTATCCGGTCATCACTCAGCTGAAGGATTTCGACAAGGGAAAGATTGGGCAGAGGACGCATCTGAGCATTATAGACATCAAGGAATTAAACCAGCTTTACAACTGTG ACACGAACAACATTCAACCAACCACGaccccaacaacaacaacaacgaaaAGCACTTCGACAGGGAAAG TCATAACGTCCTGCAACTTCGACACCAACTGGTGTGGAATTGCGGTGAGTGGTTCCACTCAACGATGGGGTCTCCGAAAGAATGTTGGCGGGAACGGAG GTTCATGCGCCGGTTGGCTAGTGTCCAGTAACGAGGTCCAATCATACCAACGTTCCACCAAGATGATAATCAGCAATATTCAACCGTATGTCGAGAACTGCCTCTCCTTCAGATACCTCATCCAGACATCAGGCGTCATCGACGTCAAACTTGGCGGTGTAGTCCTGCGAACTCTCAGTAACGCTGACGTGAGGTGGTTCACTGCCACGACCAATTTGGCATCGTCAAATAGTTATCGCGAG tTGGAGCTTGGAATCGCCATCGGGGTCTATTCCTACGGTCAAATAAACATCGATGACGTCGTGCTGAGCACCGGCAGGTGCTAG
- the LOC135496016 gene encoding astacin-like, producing MNGIIFLMGVALVGAVDDETLRGYFQLDDTTWINPKTDEIYQPETAGDMLFEDNQGNRKRNTPFSVRTWTDSIVPYTFDEKWANDAYFTQSVRKGMDGIEAKSCIKFVPWTNQPHRINIVRIKGCNSYVGMLSGATQDINLSVGCLSIGKVMHELMHALGFKHEHERADREGFISVNLDNVEDANKQWLTVNHGMTLSEFGYDVDSVMHYGEYAFAKSYNYPVITQLKDFDKGKIGQRTHLSIIDIKELNQLYNCDTNNIQPTTTPTTTTTKSTSTGKVITSCNFDTNWCRIAVSGSTQRWGLRKNVGGNGGSCAGWLVSSNEVQSYQRSTKMIISNIQPYVENCLSFRYLIQTSGVIDVKLGGVVLRTLSNADVRWFTATTNLASSNSYRELELGIAIGVYSYGQINIDDVVLSTGRC from the exons ATGAATGGAATAATCTTCCTCATGGGCGTGGCCCTTGTTGGAGCAGTGGACGACGAGACCCTTAGG GGATATTTTCAACTCGATGACACGACATGGATCAATCCAAAGACTGATGAGATATATCAGCCCGAGACCGCAGGTGACATGCTGTTCGAAGACAACCAGGGAAAT agaAAAAGAAATACCCCGTTTTCCGTCCGAACCTGGACTGACAGTATCGTCCCGTATacatttgatgagaaatggGCTAATG ACGCATATTTCACACAAAGTGTGAGGAAAGGCATGGATGGTATCGAAGCTAAAAGCTGCATCAAGTTTGTCCCGTGGACGAACCAGCCCCATAGGATAAACATCGTCAGAATCAAAGG ATGCAACTCCTATGTGGGCATGCTGAGTGGGGCCACGCAGGACATCAACCTGTCAGTTGGGTGTCTCAGTATCGGGAAAGTCATGCACGAGTTAATGCATGCCCTGGGCTTCAAACACGAACATGAAAGAGCCGATCGAGAAGGGTTCATCAGCGTCAACCTGGACAATGTTGAAGACG CTAACAAACAATGGCTGACAGTCAACCACGGCATGACGCTCTCTGAATTCGGTTATGACGTGGACTCCGTCATGCATTACGGCGAATACGCCTTCGCAAAGAGTTACAACTATCCGGTCATCACTCAGCTGAAGGATTTCGACAAGGGAAAGATTGGGCAGAGGACGCATCTGAGCATTATAGACATCAAGGAATTAAACCAGCTTTACAACTGTG ACACGAACAACATTCAACCAACCACGACCCCAACAACAACTACAACGAAAAGCACTTCGACAGGGAAAG TCATAACGTCCTGCAACTTCGACACCAACTGGTGTAGAATTGCGGTGAGTGGTTCCACTCAACGATGGGGTCTCCGAAAGAATGTTGGCGGGAACGGAG GTTCATGCGCCGGTTGGCTAGTGTCCAGTAACGAGGTCCAATCATACCAACGTTCCACCAAGATGATAATCAGCAATATTCAACCGTATGTCGAGAACTGCCTCTCCTTCAGATACCTCATCCAGACATCAGGCGTCATCGACGTCAAACTTGGCGGTGTAGTCCTGCGAACTCTCAGTAACGCTGACGTGAGGTGGTTCACTGCCACGACCAATTTGGCATCGTCAAATAGTTATCGCGAG tTGGAGCTTGGAATCGCCATCGGGGTCTATTCCTACGGTCAAATAAACATCGATGACGTCGTGCTGAGCACCGGCAGGTGCTAG
- the LOC135495933 gene encoding astacin-like, whose amino-acid sequence MNGIIFLMGVALVGAVDDETLRGYFQLDDTTWINPKTDEIYQPETAGDMLFEDNQGNRKRNTPFFVQTWTDGIVPYTFGETWANDAYFTQSVRKGMDVIEAKTCIKFVPWTNQPHRINLVRIRGCNSYVGRLSGATQDINLSVGCLRIGVVMHELIHALGFQHEHERADREGFISVNLDNVYDANKQWLTVNHGIKLSEFGYDVDSVMHYGAYAFAKSYNYPVITQLKDFDKGRIGQRTHLSIKDIKELNQLYKCDTNNIQPTTTPTTTTTKSTSTGKVITSCNFDTNWCGIAVSGSTQRWGLRKNVGGNGGSCAGWLVSSNEVQSYERSTKMTISNIQPYVENCLSFRYLIQTSGVIDVKLGGVVLRTLSNADVRWFTATTNLAPSNSYRELKLGIAIGVYSYGQVNIDDVVLSTGRC is encoded by the exons ATGAATGGAATAATCTTCCTCATGGGCGTGGCTCTTGTTGGAGCAGTGGACGACGAGACCCTTAGG GGATATTTTCAACTCGATGACACGACATGGATCAATCCGAAGACTGATGAGATATATCAGCCCGAGACCGCAGGTGACATGCTGTTCGAAGACAACCAGGGAAAT agaAAAAGAAATACCCCGTTTTTCGTCCAAACTTGGACTGACGGTATCGTCCCGTATACATTTGGTGAGACATGGGCTAATG ACGCATATTTCACACAAAGTGTGAGGAAAGGCATGGATGTTATCGAAGCTAAAACCTGCATCAAGTTTGTGCCGTGGACGAACCAGCCCCATAGGATAAACCTAGTCAGAATCAGAGG GTGCAACTCCTATGTGGGCAGGCTGAGTGGGGCCACGCAGGACATCAACCTGTCAGTTGGGTGTCTCAGGATCGGGGTAGTCATGCACGAATTAATACATGCCCTGGGCTTCCAACACGAACATGAAAGAGCCGATCGAGAAGGGTTCATCAGCGTCAACCTGGACAATGTTTATGACG CTAACAAACAATGGCTGACAGTCAACCATGGCATCAAGCTCTCTGAATTCGGTTATGACGTGGACTCCGTCATGCATTACGGCGCATACGCCTTCGCAAAGAGTTACAACTACCCGGTCATCACTCAGCTGAAGGATTTCGACAAGGGAAGGATTGGGCAGAGGACGCATCTGAGCATTAAAGACATCAAGGAATTAAACCAGCTTTACAAATGTG ACACGAACAACATTCAACCAACCACGACCCCAACAACAACTACAACGAAAAGCACTTCGACAGGGAAAG TCATAACGTCCTGCAACTTCGACACCAACTGGTGTGGAATTGCGGTGAGTGGTTCCACTCAACGATGGGGTCTCCGAAAGAATGTTGGCGGGAACGGAG GTTCATGCGCCGGTTGGCTAGTGTCCAGTAACGAGGTCCAATCATACGAGCGTTCCACCAAGATGACAATCAGCAATATTCAACCGTATGTCGAGAACTGCCTCTCCTTCAGATACCTCATCCAGACATCAGGCGTCATCGACGTCAAACTTGGCGGTGTAGTCCTGCGAACTCTCAGTAACGCTGACGTGAGGTGGTTCACTGCCACGACCAATTTGGCACCGTCAAATAGTTATCGCGAG TTGAAGCTTGGAATCGCCATCGGGGTCTATTCCTACGGTCAAGTAAACATCGATGACGTCGTGCTGAGCACTGGCAGGTGCTAG